The genomic stretch CGCCCAGAGGCAAGCTGCTGGTGCCACTAATGGAGCTGGAGCGCGTTCTGAATCCCCAATTCCTGGTAGTGAACAGAACAGACCTcagcaatttcaacaaccacaacagTACCAAAACCAGCCATCCAATCGAAACGGATTCCAGGGTAAGATTACGCCCATCGAGACATTGTCTCCGTACCAAAACAACTGGACCATCAAGGCTAGAGTGTCGTACAAGGGAGATCTCAGAACGTGGACTAATGCCAAAGGAGAAGGCAAGTTGATTTCCGTCAACTTTTTGGATGAATCAGACGAAATAAAGGCTAGTGCCTTCCAAGATGTTGCCATATCTGCCCATAAGTTATTGGAGGAGGGTAAGGTCTACTACATTTCCAAGGCTAAGGTCCAGgcttccaacaagaagttcaacacCTTATCCCACCCATATGAGTTGGTGATGGACAGAGACaccaaaattgaagagtgTTTTGATGTAGACAACGTACCCAAGATgcacttcaacttcatcaaattGAACCAAATTCCTAACCTTGATCCAAATGCCATTATCGATGTCCTTGGAGCCTTGAAGATTGTTAATGAGCCTTACAAAATAACAGCCAAGTCAACAGGTAAGGAATTCGACAGAAGAAACGTCACCATTGTGGATGAAACCGGTTTTGCTATAGATGTGGGTTTGTGGAATAATACCGCCACTGAGTTCAGTATTCCTGAAGGCTCGATTATCGCTTTCAAGAGTTGTAGAGTTCAGGATTTTAATGGCAGATCTTTAACGTTGACTCAGACTGGTTCCATGTTGCCTAATCCAAACACCCCGGAACTGTACCTGTTGAAGGGCTGGTACGATAACCAAGGTGTCAatgccaacttcaacaacttgaaggtaGAGAGTAGTGGTGGCGAAACAAAAATTGGTGATCGTAAAACAATTGCACAGGCTCAAGACGAGAGCCTCGGGCTTCGTTCGGAGAAGGAACCAGACTATTTCACCGTCAAAGCAAGTATCTCTTTCATTAAAACTGATCCCAACTTCTGCTATCCTGCTTGTACAAACGAAGTTCAGTACAACAACAGAAAGCTGGCATGTAACAAGAAGTTAGTAGAACAACACGATAATTCCTGGAGATGTGAAAAATGTGACAAGAACTACGCACAACCAACCTATCGTTATATTCTTACCTGTTCCATTATGGATGAGACCAATCAAATATGGGTTACGCTCTTTGAGAGAGAGGCTCTTAAGATTTTGGGCAAGGATGCCAATGAACTTATTGCCCTCCAGGATGACTCTGCCGCTTTCAAAGATTACATTCAGGAAAAGtgttttcaagaacatgTTTTCAGAATTAGGGCAAAGCAAGATACTTATAATGATCAGGTAAGAGTCAGATACCAGTGTGTTGCCCTTTATGATATCGACTATAACGCCGAAGCCATTCATTTGAGTGAGCAATTGGATTCATTATTGGTTTGATTTTATTGTTTTCTACCCATGTATTTCTACCATTCGTTATGTATTCTGCTGTTTCCTCTTAATTGGTGTCTATATTGTTAAATAAGAGTTAATGTTATGTACATGTTATTATACAGTTTTGTAATCAACTAAGTTGTTGCACTCTAACCAGAATTCCTTCAATACATCATTAGCTTGCCTATGTCCTCTAGTCAACATCAACTTACTAACCAATTGGTCCACATATTGGATCGTAAACCTGCTTCGGAACTTCTGGTTTTGAGTGTTGACAAACACTTCTATGAGAATCAGTCTTaaccaattcttgaaatgCAATGGGTATTTTCCTATGAGGTTTCTGAATAACTGGTAGAAATATTCTAAGTGAGACCTGGGGTTATCTATGAATGAAACAATGGCATTGTCTACCAAAGTATATCCCAATGATTTTTCTGACCCCAATGAAAGTTTATGAATCATAATATTTTGCACTATTTCTTGGTCGTTGGCTTTTCCTCGTTTTAAGACAATCAAATTGGTCCAGAACTTCGCCGTTGCTCGAATCAAAAACGACTCGTGTGATTTTAATCCTCGAAGTGCAAAGTCAAGGATCTCCGATTGAAACACTGGCAATCCCACTagcaaagaaggaaaccTTTCCAAGATGGTAGAAAACATACTGATTGCAGTCGTAATCAAATCAACTTCACTTTCAAATAGCTGCTTCTTCTCGACAAAGAACTTCTCAATCAACTCATCCATATTCTGAGCCGTGAGTTTTGCTCCATTGGAAATCACTATTGTCTCAAttaaattgaaaatgaacgCTATTGATGGCAAATTGCACTTATTGATTTTGGCAATCAAGTAATTGAATATCACTGGCAATTCAAACCTAAAAGGACCATTTATTGGTTCGTTTAGTCCATTCTTTAGAATCTTGCAACTCTTTTCGGTTGCAATTGTATGCTGAGCTAATGGTTCATACTTCAAAGATAGGAGAGCAGTTACGTTTAAAATGGAAGTTTTAATTCCAAGAGGATCCTGTGTCCAATATTCGTCTGTTTGAGCAGACTGTGCCGCTGTATAGTAATCCTCCACATCTTCTGGCAATTGACTTGCTTTTCCGATTTCATTGATACAAGATAGTAAGCTCACAGCATATTCTTCTATCTTTTCGTTGATCTGTTTCTCCGTTTTGGGAACTGAAGCAGGAACGATGCTCAAAGGATTCATCATTACTATATCTGCTTGTAAATTGATTTGATTCAAGATCTTAAAAATGTTTTCTCCCATTCTAACTGGGTCTTTCAATGATTGAGTAATCGAAATAAACGAATTCACCATTCTCTCTCTAATCACAAAGTCGATTTCAACATTCTTTATCATTTCGAGCAAGATCAATTCCAAAGTAGGCAAAAATTCCACAAGCTTCTCTTTTGAGTCTTGACAAATTTTGAGGACTGTCTTGGAACCAATTAGCGATAACCTTCTCTTTCCAGGATTTAGAATGATggaaaaaagaaaattgaatGTAGGTGATAAATACTTCAATCCCAAATcactcttgaagaaaaatggGATTGCTGAAAGCAAATTCAACAACGTGATGTTAATTTCATCTGTATCACTTGTCGAATACCTTTCAATGGTTTCTACCAATTGGTGGCTGAAAAACTGGTTAATAAATGGTGTCAATTCTTTGGTTGAATCATCATCATAAAAGGTTAGGTCATCAGTGACTTTGTATATCAAATATAGCGAAGCTTCCAAGTCTAGTAGTAAGTTGCGTGAAAACGAGTTCTGACATTCAATGAGCTTGTCTTGAACATTTTTGCACAAAGTCGAATAAATCGAAGTGTTTAGCAAGGAATACAACAATATAAATAGCTCTGAGACCTGGAGTCTATACTGTACAAATTCGGGCGGAGAATTGGCAAAATATCGTATCTTTTGCCAATAGATAGCACTGACAGAAAGTAATAAGGAATTACGAGTTTCTacaaattgatcaaatACCTTCTTTTCTCGAAGCATTGTTTCTAGATTATCTGAATCGTCAATATAGACATTGACAAATTCTTCCCAGAAAGATAGCAACTGCTCGCTCACTCTTTCTTCCAGGATTGGATTCCCTCTAAAATTCGTGAGACCAAGGATAACATCCAAGATCTGGTAGACTTCTGGCTCATATAAGTTACGGGAAATGTAAATGATGGCCAGGTTCAAATATGCAATGAGAAGGTTGACGAAGTTCTCTATTTCACTGGAGTATTCCTCTGACAATTCATGGGAGGAAATAATCTTTTCCATGAAAAGACTACCAAATCCATCTTTGGCAAAGAGGTTACTTGCTAAAGACTGCTTGTGTTTGGCTACTATTCTAGGATATGTCTCCATGATTTCAGTTAATACAGTGAAAGTTTTGTTCAACACTTCcatttcactttcaagttcttgtgCGTTTTGAGATCTAATGCCTAGTTGGCTCAACAATGCTGTGACAAGCTGCTGGCAGTCATCGTTTTCTGTATACCTCTGATCTGAACCATTTTCTGCAACAGAAATATATATGACCCAGGAGTTGATACAATCTAGAATTAGCAATGTTAAAGCCTTTGAATTGGGCAATGCCTTGCAATTGAAGTAGGATAGAGATGCATTGACGTTAGGGAAGACAGAGGCATGGATCGAAGCATGGATTTTCTGCAAATTGGCAGGATCTCTTTTACATACATCCTCTATTAAAATGGAATtgcagatgaagaacaaggcGATCTCGATTTCAGAAAACGTAGGGAAAGTTTCCTGgatattgaaattggaaataTCTACAACTCCCCGGCTCCTACCCAAAAGAGTCGTTATGGGGTCTACTCCATAAACATCGATATGGTTCAAATACAACAAACACAAATTGCTGACTAGCTTTCTTATGATAAACAAGTTGCTATCGAAATCTTGTCGTGTTGCTATGTTATTGGACAAGGCAATGATATCATCTATAATGGCGTTGCTGACTTGCACAATTCTATCTGTATCTATAGTCTCGTTATAGGAAGACAAATGCGTATTTATATAGATGGTATGGGTCAAAGCTCCAAAGTATTTGCAGCTTTTCGAAACATGCTGTAGAAGcaattggccaagttcAAATCCCGTAGCTGACTTCTGAAGCGGAAGCAAATACAGCTGTATCTGACGGACTCTATCTGAGTCGTTGGTCAAATAGAGTAGTTCAATATTCTGAAATGTTAGTAAAACAATGTTTTTTGAagctttttcaaaattaGAAAAGTTCCTATAAACAGAATCATCACACGTACTTCGACTACCTGGTCTATATTCCACTCATCAGCCATTGTCTGTTTTGTGGGGAGAAACGATACATACACGAATCCTTTCAATAGTATCATAATGGTTGGAGAAGACATACTTTGGTCATGTGCTATGTATCACATGATACAGATCTAACTATTTAGACCGATTTCCGAAAGGAACAATTTATCTCAGTAGTATACAGTATCTAGAGATGGCTTGATAGGGAGATGAGTTCATGAAGTCAACGATAAAAAATAACGTCGAAATGTCGATTTAGTAGTCTAATTCTTGTCATTGGCAAGAAAAGCATCAAATACTCCTAGTCAAGTCTTGAAAACAAACCACCTATACTCTACTTCATTGGGCCGTATCGGATAGAGATGAACTCGTCACGTGATAATCTTCAATCGGGCCATTGGTCAATTAGGGAAGGCAGGAGTATAGTCAGAAATGTCAACTCACAAAGCTAGAGGCATAGTCACCCGTCGTACAGTCGTGCTCAGAAAATACGCAGTTGTCATTGTGTCAGCCCTACAGATTCGGTTGACAGTGGTGTATGGTGTGATCAGATAAAAATTGAGTGCCATAATGGGGCAAGGCTCAGTGACACACGTGACCTCATCCATATACGGGTTGGGTAGCCAGAAAATTTCGAAGTGTCTGTGGAGAGAAGAGTGGACATATCGTTCTTTCTAGTGAAGTATACCAAGACGTTGCTAACAGTTGCTAGTTGTTCAGAGTCCAATCAGAACTCCGAACGTATCAGAAAAGTTTCATTTGAGCACAGTGTTGTAATAAGAATTGTCTAGCCAAGAGAAGGTATTAGAAGAGTATTATTCAGctcaaagttgaagagtGAGATATTGTAAGAGAACTACGTCACTATACAACAATATCTATATAAAAATCACTATTCAATATCCACACAACAACATCTATACGCTTATAGCTATTCTCGCAACAATATCGCCAATATCATTACTATCATAATTGGTTGACTGTCTTGCTGAATTATCTTGTTAACGTCTACTATACTGTCTTCTATTCGCGCTATGTCTACCAGAATCTCTAGGGGTCAGTGCAACAACTGTACCTGTTCGCCAGGATTGTTGTCGCGTACCAATAGAAGATCGTCCCTCTTTGCCCAGAAgatcaacatcaacagaaCCAACTCCGGGATCGGTGGTTCTAGAGCTGGTTCCAGAAAAGGATCTGTCTTCACTATTGATCCTGCTACCTTGTGTTTGCCTGAAATTAAGGAAACAAATACCTCGCAGCGTTTGGAAGCGTTGAGAAACAAAATGAAGGACCACAACTTGGCAGTGTACATTGTTCCATCGGAAGACCAACACCAGTCTGAGTACGTCTCGGCGTTTGACCAGAAGAGATCATTCATCTCTGGATTTGGAGGCTCTGCTGGTGTAGCCGTAGTTACTCGCGACTTATTGTGTATGAACGATGTGCCTGAAGGATCAGCCGCTCTTTCCACGGACGGGAGATACTTCAACCAAGCTACCAACGAGTTAGACTTCAActggatcttgttgaaacaGGGTGCTAAGGATCAACCAACCTGGGAAGAATGGGCTGTAGAACAGGCCATTCAGTTATCTTTGGACAGTGGCTCCAAAGCCAATGTCGGTGTCGATCCTAGACTCATCTCTTACAAGTTGTACCAGAAGATCTCgggaattgttgaaaaagcTTTGGAAAAACACctgaacaagaagattcagatcGAACTTGTGGCTGTTACTGAAAACTTGATTGGTTCCATTTGGGAAAAGTTTGAGCCTTTACCTCCAAGGGCATCTCTGTCGCGTATCAAAATCTTGGATACCAAATTTACTGGTGAGCAAGTTGCTGACAAGTTGAATAGAGTCAAGCAGCAGActttcaaagaaaatgtagGAGGTTTGGTTGTTACTGCTTTGGACGAAATCGCCTGGTTGTTAAACTTGAGGGGGCAGGATATCGAATACAACCCTGTTTTCTTTAGTTTCTTGGTGATAACCAAGAGTAATGGCACCACTTTATTCATTCAAAAGTCTAGATTGACTGCAGATATATTGGCCCTTCTCGAAGCTAATAATATCCAGGTTGAACCTTATGAATCTTTCTACTCCAGATTGTCGTCAATTTCTAAAGACTTCAGTATTGCTAATCAACTGTTCTTGATTCCATCCAATGCCAACTGGGAAGTACTCAGAAACTTGAAATGTTCTTTCACTCAAGGTTTGTCtccaattgaagatttgaagtCTGTCAAGAATGCAACAGAACTTTTGGGTGCAAAGATTGCCCATTTGAAAGATGGTAGAGCATTGGTAAGATTCTTTGCATGGTTGGAAGAGCAGGTAGTGGATAGACAAGAGTTGATCGACGAATGTGCTGCTGATGACAAGTTAACTGAGTTTAGGAGCCAGGAAGAAAACTTTGTTGGCCTTTCTTTCGCTACCATCAGTGCCACTGGTGCCAATGGTGCGGTTATTCACTATAAGCCTACTAAGGGCCAATGTGCTACTATAAATCCATTGAAGATCTACTTGAACGACTCAGGATCGCAATTTCTTGAGGGTACTACTGATACTACTCGTACAA from Scheffersomyces stipitis CBS 6054 chromosome 2, complete sequence encodes the following:
- the RFA1 gene encoding DNA replication factor A (Required for DNA-damage repair, full levels of gene conversion and sporulationbinds URS1 and CAR1RFA1, RFA2, and RFA3 make up RPA~go_funtion nucleic acid binding~go_funtion nucleic acid binding), which gives rise to MSYNLSGGALRDVFSIKKHASVNTPIILQVTNIKPVLYKDEVKKYRLLLNDGQYAAQGLVDEPCITYLQNNNFSRYSIIEVKEFSTFPTQKHIFIVKDAVIVSPTSEKGNSNDYISVDTYYAEHPDDDNLQIAQRQAAARSESPIPGSEQNRPQQFQQPQQYQNQPSNRNGFQGKITPIETLSPYQNNWTIKARVSYKGDLRTWTNAKGEGKLISVNFLDESDEIKASAFQDVAISAHKLLEEGKVYYISKAKVQASNKKFNTLSHPYELVMDRDTKIEECFDVDNVPKMHFNFIKLNQIPNLDPNAIIDVLGALKIVNEPYKITAKSTGKEFDRRNVTIVDETGFAIDVGLWNNTATEFSIPEGSIIAFKSCRVQDFNGRSLTLTQTGSMLPNPNTPESYSLKGWYDNQGVNANFNNLKVESSGGETKIGDRKTIAQAQDESLGLRSEKEPDYFTVKASISFIKTDPNFCYPACTNEVQYNNRKSACNKKLVEQHDNSWRCEKCDKNYAQPTYRYILTCSIMDETNQIWVTLFEREALKILGKDANELIALQDDSAAFKDYIQEKCFQEHVFRIRAKQDTYNDQVRVRYQCVALYDIDYNAEAIHLSEQLDSLLV
- the PDR6 gene encoding member of the karyopherin-beta family (has possible role in nuclear transport and regulation of pleiotropic drug resistance) — its product is MADEWNIDQVVENIELLYLTNDSDRVRQIQSYLLPLQKSATGFELGQLLLQHVSKSCKYFGALTHTIYINTHLIVQVSNAIIDDIIALSNNIATRQDFDSNLFIIRKLVSNLCLLYLNHIDVYGVDPITTLLGRSRGVVDISNFNIQETFPTFSEIEIALFFICNSILIEDVCKRDPANLQKIHASIHASVFPNVNASLSYFNCKALPNSKALTLLILDCINSWVIYISVAENGSDQRYTENDDCQQLVTALLSQLGIRSQNAQELESEMEVLNKTFTVLTEIMETYPRIVAKHKQSLASNLFAKDGFGSLFMEKIISSHELSEEYSSEIENFVNLLIAYLNSAIIYISRNLYEPEVYQILDVILGLTNFRGNPISEERVSEQLLSFWEEFVNVYIDDSDNLETMLREKKVFDQFVETRNSLLLSVSAIYWQKIRYFANSPPEFVQYRLQVSELFILLYSLLNTSIYSTLCKNVQDKLIECQNSFSRNLLLDLEASLYLIYKVTDDLTFYDDDSTKELTPFINQFFSHQLVETIERYSTSDTDEINITLLNLLSAIPFFFKSDLGLKYLSPTFNFLFSIILNPGKRRLSLIGSKTVLKICQDSKEKLVEFLPTLELILLEMIKNVEIDFVIRERMVNSFISITQSLKDPVRMGENIFKILNQINLQADIINEKIEEYAVSLLSCINEIGKASQLPEDVEDYYTAAQSAQTDEYWTQDPLGIKTSILNVTALLSLKYEPLAQHTIATEKSCKILKNGLNEPINGPFRFELPVIFNYLIAKINKCNLPSIAFIFNLIETIVISNGAKLTAQNMDELIEKFFVEKKQLFESEVDLITTAISMFSTILERFPSLLVGLPVFQSEILDFALRGLKSHESFLIRATAKFWTNLIVLKRGKANDQEIVQNIMIHKLSLGSEKSLGYTLVDNAIVSFIDNPRSHLEYFYQLFRNLIGKYPLHFKNWLRSILIEVFKFRSRFTIQYVDQLVSKLMLTRGHRQANDVLKEFWLECNNLVDYKTV
- the XPA1 gene encoding X-Pro aminopeptidase (go_funtion metalloexopeptidase activity~go_process proteolysis and peptidolysis): MSTRISRGQCNNCTCSPGLLSRTNRRSSLFAQKININRTNSGIGGSRAGSRKGSVFTIDPATLCLPEIKETNTSQRLEALRNKMKDHNLAVYIVPSEDQHQSEYVSAFDQKRSFISGFGGSAGVAVVTRDLLCMNDVPEGSAALSTDGRYFNQATNELDFNWILLKQGAKDQPTWEEWAVEQAIQLSLDSGSKANVGVDPRLISYKLYQKISGIVEKALEKHSNKKIQIELVAVTENLIGSIWEKFEPLPPRASSSRIKILDTKFTGEQVADKLNRVKQQTFKENVGGLVVTALDEIAWLLNLRGQDIEYNPVFFSFLVITKSNGTTLFIQKSRLTADILALLEANNIQVEPYESFYSRLSSISKDFSIANQSFLIPSNANWEVLRNLKCSFTQGLSPIEDLKSVKNATELLGAKIAHLKDGRALVRFFAWLEEQVVDRQELIDECAADDKLTEFRSQEENFVGLSFATISATGANGAVIHYKPTKGQCATINPLKIYLNDSGSQFLEGTTDTTRTIHFGKPTYEEIKRYTLVLKGNIALSTLKFPENTTGNLIDSIARQYLWKFGLDYGHGTSHGVGAYLNVHEGPIGIGPRPNAAAHALKPGQLISNEPGYYEDGEYGIRLENMMYIKDSGLSYNGRQFWDFETVTRVPFCRKLINVDMLDEEELAWLNAYHNTIWNELHETFDKNSYVYKWLRRETDQIVRHSHKLL